A genomic stretch from Balnearium lithotrophicum includes:
- a CDS encoding chloride channel protein: protein MIKEIYEIRKLLLLSIPVGILSGLLAVGFLYSLDFSTNLFLGNIVGYHPPKPFGEGGGETYVFFISHRFLLPLVTAIGGLIVGILVYLFAPEAAGVGTDVAIKAFHYGLPIGLKSSILKLITSAITIGSGGSSGREGPMALIGAGIGRWFGEALKLTQEEKNILLAAGLGAGIGAVFRAPFAGGILSAEVFYKEDFEVEALIPGFVSSIVAYIVAGFFVGYEPLFKTEVVFPKFTTEEIAGYIVLGIVSAFIAKFMIFTFYSVKNLFKNLKIHPILKPAVGGFLAGICGILTPLAVGNSYGWIQMFMKGEFLYLSFPLILLSIPVVILSLSFTLGSGGSGGVFGPSLVVGGITGASLSILFNDLLGGPVFNPGMMTIVGMISVFTAAASAPLSTIILVSEMTRGYDILPYALLSLVIAHNLAGFEKTLFEYQLLNRLESPFHRDELKAFILKTARVKEVMTRNVIALHPNASVLEAKEIMAKKFIAGIPIVNEKNQVIGIVTTSDVLKVEPEKMKTTKVFEIMTPKPACVLPDWNLLEVMKLFANYGYGRAPVVSDFESMKLVGIISRSDIARYLIKKNVI from the coding sequence ATGATAAAGGAAATCTACGAAATAAGAAAGCTCTTACTTCTATCTATTCCAGTAGGGATTCTTTCTGGACTTCTGGCAGTTGGATTTCTCTATTCACTGGATTTCTCTACAAACCTCTTCTTGGGAAATATCGTAGGCTATCATCCTCCAAAGCCCTTCGGAGAGGGAGGAGGAGAAACGTACGTTTTCTTCATCTCTCACAGGTTTCTCCTTCCACTTGTAACCGCCATTGGAGGATTAATTGTAGGAATACTGGTCTATCTTTTTGCACCTGAGGCAGCAGGCGTAGGTACGGACGTTGCAATAAAGGCCTTCCACTACGGTCTTCCGATAGGTTTAAAGAGCTCCATCTTAAAACTCATTACCTCGGCTATAACCATTGGAAGTGGTGGCTCATCAGGTAGAGAAGGTCCTATGGCACTTATAGGTGCCGGTATTGGAAGGTGGTTTGGGGAAGCTCTAAAACTGACTCAGGAGGAGAAGAACATTCTCCTTGCAGCAGGCTTAGGAGCCGGAATTGGAGCCGTTTTTAGAGCTCCCTTTGCAGGGGGAATTTTAAGCGCTGAGGTCTTCTACAAGGAGGACTTTGAAGTAGAGGCACTGATTCCAGGATTTGTCTCCTCCATTGTAGCCTACATCGTTGCTGGATTCTTTGTAGGATACGAACCCCTGTTTAAAACGGAGGTCGTTTTTCCAAAATTTACAACCGAGGAGATTGCAGGGTACATCGTTTTAGGCATCGTTTCAGCATTTATTGCAAAGTTCATGATTTTCACCTTTTACAGTGTAAAGAACCTGTTTAAAAACTTAAAAATCCATCCAATCCTGAAACCTGCAGTTGGTGGCTTCTTAGCTGGAATCTGTGGAATCCTCACTCCCCTTGCTGTGGGAAACTCTTACGGCTGGATTCAGATGTTTATGAAAGGAGAATTCTTGTACTTATCATTTCCACTAATCCTCCTTAGTATTCCTGTTGTTATTCTTTCACTCTCATTCACGTTGGGTTCTGGTGGGTCTGGTGGTGTTTTTGGTCCATCCTTGGTTGTAGGTGGAATTACGGGAGCTTCACTCTCAATTCTATTTAACGATTTACTTGGAGGTCCCGTTTTTAATCCTGGAATGATGACAATTGTAGGAATGATTTCCGTATTTACTGCAGCTGCAAGCGCTCCTCTTTCCACAATTATCCTGGTATCTGAAATGACAAGAGGGTACGACATTCTTCCGTACGCCCTCCTATCACTGGTAATTGCCCATAATCTTGCAGGATTTGAGAAAACGCTCTTTGAGTACCAACTCTTAAACAGACTTGAGTCTCCATTCCACAGAGATGAACTAAAGGCCTTCATTTTGAAAACTGCAAGGGTGAAGGAGGTTATGACCAGGAATGTAATAGCCCTCCATCCAAATGCTTCCGTTCTTGAAGCAAAGGAGATAATGGCTAAAAAGTTTATTGCGGGAATACCTATTGTTAATGAGAAGAATCAGGTAATTGGAATAGTTACAACGTCGGATGTTTTAAAGGTTGAGCCGGAAAAAATGAAGACTACAAAGGTCTTTGAAATAATGACTCCCAAACCTGCATGTGTCCTTCCGGATTGGAACTTATTAGAGGTTATGAAGCTCTTTGCAAACTACGGTTACGGCAGAGCTCCCGTTGTCTCAGATTTTGAATCTATGAAGTTAGTTGGAATTATTTCCCGTTCAGATATAGCCAGATACCTGATAAAGAAAAACGTTATTTAA